The Gordonia mangrovi genome includes the window TTCCTGATCGGCGCGATGGCCGCGTTCATCGGTGTTGCGATCACGCTGTGCATTCCGGTGCTGCGCAAGAAGGATGACCACCGGACCGTCCCCGAGGCGAGCGAGACGGTGCCCGCGGCGCGCTCCTGAGCCCGCATACGACGAACCCCTCTCGAGAACTTCGAGAGGGGTTCGTGCGCTTCACCGGCCAGTCGCCGCGAGTCCGTTCGCGCGCCCTGCGCTCCGATCAGCGGTGCGCCAGGTAATCCGGGCGCGGCTTCGCGGCCGCGAACGGCTCACCGATGGCGTTCGACTTCGCGTTGAACACCACGAACAGGTTGCTGCGCGGGAACGGGGTGATGTTGCCCGACGACGCGTGCATGCAGTTCGAGTCGAAGTACAACGCGGAACCCGCGGGGCCGGTGATCATGTCGATGCCGTGCTCCTCGGCGAGTGCGGTCACGTCGTCCTCCTCCGGCGTCCCGAACGGCGGCCGGTAGGAGGTCAGCGACTCGCGGTGGTAGTCGCCCGGGGTCTGCCCGACGCAGGTCAGGAACTTCTTGTGCGAGCCCGGGATGATCATGAGCGCGCCGTTGTACTCGTAGTTCGGGGTCAGCGCGAGCGATACACTGAGCGCCCGCGGCTTGGGCATCCCGTCCTCGGCGTGCCAGGTCTCGAAGTCCGAGTGCCAATAGAACGGGCCGCCCGCGAAGCCAGGCTTGAGGTTCATTCGGCTCTGGTGGACATAGACCTCGTCGTCGAGGATCTGCTCGGCCACACCGACGATCTCCGGTCGCGCACAGATCTCCGCGATGGCGTCGCTGAGGTGGTGGACCGCGAACAGCGATCGCACATCACCCGACGACGACTCACGGACCACCCGCTCATCGTTGCCGAGTCGGTCGGTGATGACATCCACCTCGCTCATGCA containing:
- the thpD gene encoding ectoine hydroxylase — its product is MITQTATKPVDVYRTRLAKRGQIEPRPHPTVWGDTSVRGPLSADQLAAYAERGFHTATNVLSDNDIRTCMSEVDVITDRLGNDERVVRESSSGDVRSLFAVHHLSDAIAEICARPEIVGVAEQILDDEVYVHQSRMNLKPGFAGGPFYWHSDFETWHAEDGMPKPRALSVSLALTPNYEYNGALMIIPGSHKKFLTCVGQTPGDYHRESLTSYRPPFGTPEEDDVTALAEEHGIDMITGPAGSALYFDSNCMHASSGNITPFPRSNLFVVFNAKSNAIGEPFAAAKPRPDYLAHR